The Pseudomonadota bacterium DNA segment AACAAAGGCCCCCAAAACCGGCTCAGATTACCGGCCACGGCAAACTCCTTCAAGGCAGACTCGACCCCGGCGGCGTCCAGAGCTTCAATTCGGCTGTGGCCAAGGTTTCCTCCCCCGCCGTGACCCGGGCCGCGACCACGAAAAAATCATCCACCCGGGCCTGGGTCTCGACCTCGACTCGACCTCCAGCGCCTCGCCCCCAAACGCCTTCCGCATACAGGAAAAACGGCGCACTCCGACCAGAAAGCCCAGCCCCGGGGCCCGGCCCGCCAGACGATCCCGGTAGCCTTGCAGACAGGCATAGGCCTGGGCCATCATTTCCAGCAGGACGACCTCAGCCAACCGCTCCGCTTCGGCGACAAAGACCGGAGCGACCCGGGCACCGGCCGCGACCCGGCCCCGACCGCTCTCGGGATCACAGGCCAGCAGGCTATCGACCAGCAGCATGGTCCGGCGATGGGGAATCAGTTCCTCCGCCGGACAAGGCAACCGCATCCCGGCGGGCCGCATCACAAAACGCCCCGCCGCACCTGGAAAAGGCGTTTTTCTGCTTCCAGAATTTCAATTTCAATGCCGATCAGATTCGTCGTCGGCAGCAAATCCAGGACCTTTTCCGGCCATTCGATCACCAGCACTCCGGGAGCGGCGAGATAATCATTGAAACCCAGCTCAAAAAGCTCCTCGGCAGAGCTCAGCCGGTAAAGATCAAAATGATACAAGGGCAGACGCCCCTGGTACTCGTTGATCAGAGTAAAGGTCGGGCTGTTGAGATAATACCAGTCGGCGACCTCCAAGCCCCGGGCCAGGCCCTTGGTGAACCAGGTTTTTCCGGCTCCGAGATCGCCCCGCAGGGTGACGATGTAAAGCTTTAACGCCACGAAGCCACGCGCCAGGGCTTCGGCAAAGTCCAGGGTCTCGGCCGGCGAAGAACTCAAAAAGGATGAAGCCGGCAATCGCTTCATGATGACGACCCCGGCGCTGAAAACCCCTCGGGGACG contains these protein-coding regions:
- the tsaE gene encoding tRNA (adenosine(37)-N6)-threonylcarbamoyltransferase complex ATPase subunit type 1 TsaE, with product MKRLPASSFLSSSPAETLDFAEALARGFVALKLYIVTLRGDLGAGKTWFTKGLARGLEVADWYYLNSPTFTLINEYQGRLPLYHFDLYRLSSAEELFELGFNDYLAAPGVLVIEWPEKVLDLLPTTNLIGIEIEILEAEKRLFQVRRGVL